Within Gambusia affinis linkage group LG01, SWU_Gaff_1.0, whole genome shotgun sequence, the genomic segment tagatGCTGATGGCTTTTGGCAGAAGAGATTTGTtatagcagtctgtattacagcgaGTCTGGAGAAGCCTCTGACCaagacagtctcatgaagaggatggtcagggttgtccaAACCtgaagaaataatattttttattccgttatgataatttttttctttaaaacaaaaaataatcaaaggaaacaaaaacaccataaacaaagagataaataaaaataataactgaatTTAGCACAGAGTACTTTTAAAGGTTTAAGGAAAACactatttgtttgtatttaattatttacccATTTAATATTCAGGGCTTATTATTCAGGCTAAAGAACAAAGTGAATAAAGCTGCTACTGATggtttttgtttagaaaagccacaacattaaaatgagcaggaaaaacatccataaaattgctgtttgtgttgcagcaaCTTGTTGAAGCTGTTCCTGTTTTGAGAAAGATTTTAGTGAAGTGAGAGCCTGAACTCACcgtaacaaatatattccaccTCCAGATACTTGTAGGTTCCATAGCAGGGATCTCTGAACACATAGTCACTGGCTTTGACTTTACACCACTGTTTCCCGTTGCATCTGTGGATTCAGATCAAAGTCAGTGATTTGCCTTTCTTACACCTCCTTATTCACTCGTTCACATCCATTTGGATAAACCTTCAGGAAACACCGAGGCTCCGTACCTCTCACCAACTTCCTCTGTGTCTGTGGAGCATTCAGTGTTCTCCAGCTGGTCGGCAGGTCTCCCAGCTCTGCACGTCTTCTTCTCAGTGCGTCCATATGTAGCTCTGGTCACATAGATAGCCTGACCTTCTCCTGCCAGAGCAAAGAGGAAATGTTGGAAACCTGAATGTATTCATGGTGTAATGCTCCAGAACTGACCAGTGAAACCAGTGATCTTACCACAGTGGAGTCGAGCCAGTCTTCCCTCACATGCCACGAGGGATTTTTCCTCCGGGAGGCATGCTGCATGAGACATTCAGATCATATTAATATCAGGACAAAGAAAAGTCCAAATAATGTAAAGATGAATTCATGTTTAACAGTTTTAGATCCACTAAATGATGAACGTTCAACATCAGCCTTCATGCCCAGCTTGTCTTCATACTAAAACCTGCAGCGCCACCTTGTGAACTCAAAACACCAGAAAGATTAAAGCACAAACCTCCTGATGAACTTTTACCCTGTTAATCAAAAGAgacagatataaaaaataattacttataaaaaactttttttcttcaaagtattGAGTTGATTGATGATAAAGTTATCGTCATTTATCTGCTGTTCATACAGACACATTTAAGAGTTTCACTGCCTGTTTCACAAACAGTCtaaataaagagataaaaacactaaaagtagatttttaacaactgattttctaaacagcaaacagaagagaagGATTTCACTCACATTTACTTTAAGGATGAATCCACAAAggaacaaagtaaaaagaacaaatttcaTCTGTTTAAAGATAAGAAACATTCAGTTACTCTGAGATATAACtggaaatattaaatgattttctacaacattttcaacaagatGCTGAACCAAATGATACATTTCATCCATCAATATAAATATGatgaaaacaagttttcatGTCTTTGAGAATCAGAACTAGATTTTATAATAACAtatatttgaagaaaagaatTGTAAGCAGGTTTTCCTTTTGGGTTTGTTGAGTCAAATCTTACCTTGTTGTGAtgaagaatcaaagcagcagcagaaaccagaTTCACTGGAAGCAGTGTGCCTTCAACCAGGGAACGGAGGGTTTATATACCTTCACTGATGAGCTGACAGAGgaacaaaatgtctttatcCAGGCAACAATTCATCCTGTTGAGGTTTTCAGACCAGAAGTCCAGGCTGGTGACGGGTGAGGCAGGGATGTGTCAGGTTTTATCAAGTAATGAAAACACTTCAGTGCTGTGCTTAGATGATTcaagtaactttaaaaatgtgctttaaaacgGTCTAAATATAATGCCCTCTATGCATTGTGTGCAGATATAACagtattattttaaatcctcatgtttttgattcagtttcactAGAAACACTCAGGGTTTAGTGTAGCCAAATTGAAGAAGCAGATTACTGGTAGGGGCCAgatgcattctgggaaatgacAAATGTAGAGCTAGTTTGGTCTCTTCACATGTCAGATATCCAGCTAGAAGTTGATTATCTACCGTGCAGCAGTGTACAGTTGTTGTTGTCCTGTTGGTTCAATGGTTATCAGCCATTGTGATGACGTAAAGAACGCTCTgtttggatcagctgttcttGACTGTCTCCTGTTTTCTCCATCAGGACAGTGCCAATGTGCAACAGTATACTGGGCACAATGTACTGTTGAAATGTACATCTGTACTTTATTGATGATCTCAGTCTGGTAAACTGTCTTGCTTTACTTCCTTCAAGAAACAGGCCGCTCTTGAATTTGAAGAGgatttaatgcaaaaaagtgtgaaattgaaatgaaacaacACGCAGAAAATTACTCCAAATATAAATCATACTatggttaaataaatattacagctTATAAGGTTCATTTAAACTTGGAATTCCCCTTAGATAAAGATAGATAAGATTGAAATA encodes:
- the LOC122823541 gene encoding L-rhamnose-binding lectin CSL2-like, encoding MKFVLFTLFLCGFVLEINAGRGFQNPRALRVACEESVAEILCVNGSISVISAKYGRSDQTTCSDGIPDDQTDKTDCSTRADLVFQRCDGESMCTVFASSSVFGDPCVGTYKYLEVLYRCEIPFVIDISDKCTLLPVNLVSAAALILHHNKMKFVLFTLFLCGFILKVNGKSSSGACLPEEKSLVACEGRLARLHCGEGQAIYVTRATYGRTEKKTCRAGRPADQLENTECSTDTEEVGERCNGKQWCKVKASDYVFRDPCYGTYKYLEVEYICYEVPQLCPE